GGACATCTACGGGGCCCTGAAAATCCCTTTAGTGTCCGATAATAAACTGGCTTAGCAGGATCTATAGACCTCAACAACAAGGGGGCCCAGCACCAATCTCTGGTGCGGGGCCCCCTTTGGTTAAATGCCCTTGTCGCGGTTCAGGTCCTCGTGGGGGGCGGCCCCGAGGAAAGGGTAGCGGTAGTCGGTCACGGGCACGAAGGTTTCCTTGATGGCGCGGGGCGACACCCAGCGCAGCAGGTTCAGGATGGAGCCGGCCTTGTCGTTGGTACCCGAGGCGCGGGCCCCGCCGAAAGGCTGCTGGCCCACCACAGCCCCGGTGGGCTTGTCGTTGATATAGAAGTTGCCGGCGGCGTTCACCAGGCGCTGGCTGGCCAGGTCGATGGCGTAGCGGTCTTGCGAGAAGATGGCGCCGGTGAGGGCGTAGGGCGAGGTGCTGTCCACGAGGTCGAGGGCGGCCTCGAACTGCTCGGCATCGTACACGTGCACCGTCACGACGGGCCCGAACAGCTCGTCGCACATCGTTACGTATTTCGGGTCTTTGGCTACGATGACGGTGGGCGCCACGAAGTAGCCTTTCGACTTGTCGTAGGTACCGCCGGCCACCACGTCGGCGTCGGGGTCGGCGTGGGCCCCGTCGATGTAGCGGGCCAGCTTGTCGAACGAGACTTCGCTGATAACAGCATTCACAAAGTTGCCAAAATCTTCCACGTCACCCATTTTGACGGTGGCGAGGTCTTCCTTCACGTAGCCCAGCACCTCGTCGGCCAGGTTCGAGGGCAGGTACACCCGCGAGGCGGCCGAGCACTTCTGGCCCTGGTACTCGAAGGCGCCGCGGGTGATGGCCGTGGCCACCGCCTTAGCGTGGGCCGAGGGGTGGGCCAGGATGAAATCCTTGCCGCCGGTTTCGCCCACGATGCGGGGGTACGACTTGTAGCGGGGGATGTTCTGCCCGATTTCCTGCCAGATGGTCTGGAATACCTTGGTCGAGCCGGTGAAGTGGATGCCGGCGAAGTCGCGGTGCTTGAAAATAACGTCGCCGGCCACGGGGCCGTCCACGTAAATCAGGTTGATGACGCCATCGGGCACGCCGGCTTCC
This genomic stretch from Hymenobacter sp. PAMC 26628 harbors:
- the pruA gene encoding L-glutamate gamma-semialdehyde dehydrogenase, with protein sequence MANGFFNVPTPLNEPVKGYAPNSPERLELIKMLKELKQQERDIPMHIGGQPVRTGRRLPLSPPHDHQHVLAHFHEGDAGHVTQAIDAALAARPAWAALPWEHRAAIFLKAADLLAGPYRARLNAATMLGQSKNAFQAEIDAACELIDFFRFNVAFMQELYGQQPISSPGMWNRLEHRPLEGFVFALTPFNFTSIAANLPASAAMMGNVVVWKPAYPQIYSAQVLMELFKEAGVPDGVINLIYVDGPVAGDVIFKHRDFAGIHFTGSTKVFQTIWQEIGQNIPRYKSYPRIVGETGGKDFILAHPSAHAKAVATAITRGAFEYQGQKCSAASRVYLPSNLADEVLGYVKEDLATVKMGDVEDFGNFVNAVISEVSFDKLARYIDGAHADPDADVVAGGTYDKSKGYFVAPTVIVAKDPKYVTMCDELFGPVVTVHVYDAEQFEAALDLVDSTSPYALTGAIFSQDRYAIDLASQRLVNAAGNFYINDKPTGAVVGQQPFGGARASGTNDKAGSILNLLRWVSPRAIKETFVPVTDYRYPFLGAAPHEDLNRDKGI